A stretch of the Neodiprion lecontei isolate iyNeoLeco1 chromosome 4, iyNeoLeco1.1, whole genome shotgun sequence genome encodes the following:
- the LOC107218868 gene encoding beta-1,4-galactosyltransferase 7 isoform X1, whose translation MKAFWKNSKVRYLFLCILITFVTSCIIGITPISLDECKCDIQGSPSKLIRQVQRTNQIKSGKHRLAILVPFRDRFDELLIFVPHMHKFLSKQNIRYHIFIVNQIDNYRFNRASLINAGFLEVQKEFDYIAMHDVDLLPMNDELLYHYPAQGPYHIASPELHPRYHYPTFVGGILLVNSSRNFPSREQFVQVNGMSNKYWGWGLEDDEFYVRLKEAGLNVGRPENVSTGTHNTFKHIHDRNRKKRDMTKCYNQREVTRRRDRRTGLKDVSYELVDITELTIAGTPTITVFKVSLDCNKTDTPWCDCTKSDDMKGEKVEDKKKNKKSQHGS comes from the exons ACCGATTAGCTTAG ATGAGTGTAAATGCGATATCCAAGGTTCACCTTCCAAACTAATCAGACAAGTTCAGCGAACAAATCAAATCAAAAGTGGCAAGCATCGTCTGGCCATACTCGTGCCATTCAGGGATCGCTTTGATGAATTGCTCATTTTTGTCCCTCACATGCATAAGTTTCTTAGTAAACAGAACATTCGGTATCATATATTTATAGTGAATCAG aTTGATAACTATAGGTTCAATCGAGCATCGCTCATTAATGCAGGTTTCTTGGAAGTACAAAAAGAGTTTGACTACATAGCGATGCATGATGTTGACTTATTGCCTATGAACGATGAACTGCTGTATCATTACCCAGCACAAGGACCTTATCACATTGCCTCACCTGAACTTCATCCGCGATACCATTATCCTACTTTCGTTGGCGGTATTTTACTTGTAAATAG TAGCCGCAATTTTCCTTCCAGAGAGCAGTTTGTACAAGTCAATGGAATGTCGAACAAATACTGGGGTTGGGGTTTGGAAGACGACGAATTTTATGTAAGGCTGAAAGAAGCTGGTTTGAATGTTGGCCGGCCAGAAAATGTCAGTACTGGAACGCACAACACATTTAA ACATATACATGATAGGAATAGGAAAAAACGAGACATGACCAAATGTTACAATCAACGTGAAGTTACTCGCAGACGGGATCGACGAACTGGTCTCAAGGATGTATCCTATGAATTGGTCGACATCACAGAACTTACGATTGCAGGAACACCTACAATAACTGTGTTTAAAGTATCATTAGATTGTAATAAAACTGATACACCGTGGTGTGATTGCACTAAATCAGATGACATGAAAGGTGAAAAGGtggaagacaaaaaaaaaaataaaaaatctcagCATGGATCATGA
- the LOC107218868 gene encoding beta-1,4-galactosyltransferase 7 isoform X2, with protein MKAFWKNSKVRYLFLCILITFVTSCIIGITPISLDECKCDIQGSPSKLIRQVQRTNQIKSGKHRLAILVPFRDRFDELLIFVPHMHKFLSKQNIRYHIFIVNQIDNYRFNRASLINAGFLEVQKEFDYIAMHDVDLLPMNDELLYHYPAQGPYHIASPELHPRYHYPTFVGGILLVNSRNFPSREQFVQVNGMSNKYWGWGLEDDEFYVRLKEAGLNVGRPENVSTGTHNTFKHIHDRNRKKRDMTKCYNQREVTRRRDRRTGLKDVSYELVDITELTIAGTPTITVFKVSLDCNKTDTPWCDCTKSDDMKGEKVEDKKKNKKSQHGS; from the exons ACCGATTAGCTTAG ATGAGTGTAAATGCGATATCCAAGGTTCACCTTCCAAACTAATCAGACAAGTTCAGCGAACAAATCAAATCAAAAGTGGCAAGCATCGTCTGGCCATACTCGTGCCATTCAGGGATCGCTTTGATGAATTGCTCATTTTTGTCCCTCACATGCATAAGTTTCTTAGTAAACAGAACATTCGGTATCATATATTTATAGTGAATCAG aTTGATAACTATAGGTTCAATCGAGCATCGCTCATTAATGCAGGTTTCTTGGAAGTACAAAAAGAGTTTGACTACATAGCGATGCATGATGTTGACTTATTGCCTATGAACGATGAACTGCTGTATCATTACCCAGCACAAGGACCTTATCACATTGCCTCACCTGAACTTCATCCGCGATACCATTATCCTACTTTCGTTGGCGGTATTTTACTTGTAAATAG CCGCAATTTTCCTTCCAGAGAGCAGTTTGTACAAGTCAATGGAATGTCGAACAAATACTGGGGTTGGGGTTTGGAAGACGACGAATTTTATGTAAGGCTGAAAGAAGCTGGTTTGAATGTTGGCCGGCCAGAAAATGTCAGTACTGGAACGCACAACACATTTAA ACATATACATGATAGGAATAGGAAAAAACGAGACATGACCAAATGTTACAATCAACGTGAAGTTACTCGCAGACGGGATCGACGAACTGGTCTCAAGGATGTATCCTATGAATTGGTCGACATCACAGAACTTACGATTGCAGGAACACCTACAATAACTGTGTTTAAAGTATCATTAGATTGTAATAAAACTGATACACCGTGGTGTGATTGCACTAAATCAGATGACATGAAAGGTGAAAAGGtggaagacaaaaaaaaaaataaaaaatctcagCATGGATCATGA
- the LOC107218868 gene encoding beta-1,4-galactosyltransferase 7 isoform X3 — MKAFWKNSKVRYLFLCILITFVTSCIIGITPISLDECKCDIQGSPSKLIRQVQRTNQIKSGKHRLAILVPFRDRFDELLIFVPHMHKFLSKQNIRYHIFIVNQIDNYRFNRASLINAGFLEVQKEFDYIAMHDVDLLPMNDELLYHYPAQGPYHIASPELHPRYHYPTFVGGILLVNREQFVQVNGMSNKYWGWGLEDDEFYVRLKEAGLNVGRPENVSTGTHNTFKHIHDRNRKKRDMTKCYNQREVTRRRDRRTGLKDVSYELVDITELTIAGTPTITVFKVSLDCNKTDTPWCDCTKSDDMKGEKVEDKKKNKKSQHGS; from the exons ACCGATTAGCTTAG ATGAGTGTAAATGCGATATCCAAGGTTCACCTTCCAAACTAATCAGACAAGTTCAGCGAACAAATCAAATCAAAAGTGGCAAGCATCGTCTGGCCATACTCGTGCCATTCAGGGATCGCTTTGATGAATTGCTCATTTTTGTCCCTCACATGCATAAGTTTCTTAGTAAACAGAACATTCGGTATCATATATTTATAGTGAATCAG aTTGATAACTATAGGTTCAATCGAGCATCGCTCATTAATGCAGGTTTCTTGGAAGTACAAAAAGAGTTTGACTACATAGCGATGCATGATGTTGACTTATTGCCTATGAACGATGAACTGCTGTATCATTACCCAGCACAAGGACCTTATCACATTGCCTCACCTGAACTTCATCCGCGATACCATTATCCTACTTTCGTTGGCGGTATTTTACTTGTAAATAG AGAGCAGTTTGTACAAGTCAATGGAATGTCGAACAAATACTGGGGTTGGGGTTTGGAAGACGACGAATTTTATGTAAGGCTGAAAGAAGCTGGTTTGAATGTTGGCCGGCCAGAAAATGTCAGTACTGGAACGCACAACACATTTAA ACATATACATGATAGGAATAGGAAAAAACGAGACATGACCAAATGTTACAATCAACGTGAAGTTACTCGCAGACGGGATCGACGAACTGGTCTCAAGGATGTATCCTATGAATTGGTCGACATCACAGAACTTACGATTGCAGGAACACCTACAATAACTGTGTTTAAAGTATCATTAGATTGTAATAAAACTGATACACCGTGGTGTGATTGCACTAAATCAGATGACATGAAAGGTGAAAAGGtggaagacaaaaaaaaaaataaaaaatctcagCATGGATCATGA